The DNA region atgctttgtttgcagattggtttgtttattggtatatatatataaatctgcCAAGGTTGAAAACATCGGAGAAACAATTGTCTTCTTCGATTCACAATGGGAAAATTTTGTTGCTTCACTTCCGCTTCTGAGGTAAAGAGAAaagattcacttttttttttttcccttcttttttttagtgttacggttttgtgtatttttctaTGCTTGAGATGTGTCACAAAGGTgagatttttgtaaaaattgtgTGTTTCTCCTGGATCGATCGGTGGGTATATAATAATATCTCCATGGGGATTTCTCTTTTCATGTTTGAAGAAAATTATCAGGAAAGTTCacaaaaaaagcttttttttatgattgatgTGTTCATTCAGAGTGTTTCTTCTTATCTGTGATTGGAGTGATGTTTTAGAAAGTGAAAGATCTGAGCTTTTTTTTAAGGTTGTGGGAGGACAATCGTCATCTCGATCAGGTAAAGGAAGAAGTGATGAAGGGATTATCAAGTATGGTTTTAGTCTAGTCAAAGGGAAAGCTAACCATCCCATGGAGGATTATCATGTTGCTAACTTTATCAACGTCCAAGACCATGAATTGGGTCTTTTTGCTATTTATGATGGTCATATGGGTGATAGTGTCCCTGCCTACTTGCAGAAACGTCTCTTCTCCAATATCCTCAAGGAGGTACACAAagattactctttttttttagttttctatgCAAATGGTTCCTTTGGTATTTCTGTTCACAAGATATGGAATACCAAACTTGGCCATGAAACATGCATACTTGGGATTATTAGAGTGGTTGCTGTCTTTCCTCATGGGCATGGTTTAAGATATTGTCTTTCATGCAGTAATCATAtgcttttgattgttttgttcaGGGAGAGTTCTGGGTTGATCCTCGAAGGTCTATAGCAAAAGCTTATGAGAAGACAGACCAGGCTATTCTATCAAATAGTTCTGACTTGGGTCGTGGTGGGTCTACGGCCGTGACTGCGATATTGATTAATGGGCAGAAGTTGTGGGTAGCTAATGTGGGAGATTCTAGAGCAGTTCTTTCTCGAGGAGGCAAAACAACGCAGATGAGTACAGATCATGAGCCCCGTACTGAAAGGTCCAGCATTGAGGATAGAGGTGGATTTGTATCCAATCTACCAGGTAAACAAACTAATTTGATACAGCCTCTTTAGTTTGTTCCATTTAGTCATTAGTTTGTTCCATTTCTGATTATGTTTGATAAGGATTATGTGGTTTTGGATCTAACAGGGGATGTTCCTCGGGTGAATGGTCAATTAGCTGTGTCTCGTGCCTTTGGAGACAAGGGACTTAAGACTCACCTGAGTTCAGAACCTGACATAAAAGAAGCCACTGTAGATAGCTTGACAGATGTTCTTCTCTTGGCCAGTGATGGCATTTGGAAGGTAAAGGAATATAGATTGATTCTGCTTTCGAATGAAaccattcatcatctctttgtttaCTGAGTGTTTTGAGAATGTGTTTTCTGATTGTTTGTTGTGATGTTGAAATGATGATGTTAACAACAGGTGATGACAAATGATGAGGCAATGGAGATAGCAAGAAGGGTGAAAGATCCGCAGAAAGCAGCAAAGGAACTAACAGCTGAAGCattgagaagagagagtaaaGACGACATATCTTGTGTCGTAGTCCGATTCAGATGACAAACTCTGAAGGGAGGGGAGGGTATTTTACGAGGAGGAGATGGTTctcctaaatataataaacCCGCATTTTCAATCAAAAGATTCATcaggaccaaaaaaaagaaaagctttgtGTTTCACTGGATTCGACGACTCTGATGATTCTGGTCTGGTTTTGGACCTGTCtgaaagtttcgatttttgtgATTAGCTTCTTGCTATGTTACAGCCTTATGTGCGTTCGTTCGTTGtgtaaattgtgtgtttttttaaagaCGACTAGAAaaatgaacataaaaaaaagggTGAGAGGAAAATGAGTTGGTGGTGGGTGACTTGTGTTATTATAATTGgttgatttgttatttaaatCATCGAGATATAATATAACTATTAGGATGTTTATTTTATgtgaaagtatttttttttttgacatcctTTTTATCGTTGAGTGTTGTAGTAGGTTTAGTGTCATTATCCTTGAATCAGTTTTCTAATTTGGATGAACTTTCTAACCAAACGTCTTTTAGAAACTTTTGAAATGTTTTctcttgtgtgtgttttgttgtatATACAAGTTTACTTTTGTATAGCAAATTAGTtgacaaaattatgttttaaagtttaaacaaaaacatttgagGAGCACAAATGAAAACGTGGCCAatggtttgtttattttctttcccaTGATCACACAAGTGTTTTCACGATTTCAATCAAATGTACTTGTTTTTGCTGGAACCTTCATTTCATGTGTGGTTAGAAAGGCCCAAACAAAATAACGGCCCAATTCATTAAGAGATGATCACGTCAgtgaaaattagggttttgtaggAGCTCAGCTAATAATACCCGCATCTCCAACTCAtctctatatttgctttttaactctattttcgAGTAAAATTTACTCCAATTCATCTCTATTTCTACTTTTATAATAgagatctttatttttttctctatatatagaggaactctatttttcctctataatagagttgaccttttttatttataaaatagtccttgaacttttaacatttttatattaataatcaaaataaataaaatatatatttaaatattttaataataatttaatgaagtGGAGGTTTTGTATTGAACTGAAAGTTTGTAGTAAATTTTGTATAGAATGTGCTACATGACATAATAACTACATGCATAAGTTTACATAATATGATAATCGAGGATGAGCGTGATCTCAATGCACCGATTGAAGTTGAAAGAGATGTTCCACCTCCAGGAGTCCAAATGGCGGAAGATGATGATATCCGATTCCAAGAATTTCTAGGTCGatttagaaaaatcaaagataaaaagCTCATTTCTCACTT from Camelina sativa cultivar DH55 chromosome 3, Cs, whole genome shotgun sequence includes:
- the LOC104776351 gene encoding probable protein phosphatase 2C 9: MGKFCCFTSASEVVGGQSSSRSGKGRSDEGIIKYGFSLVKGKANHPMEDYHVANFINVQDHELGLFAIYDGHMGDSVPAYLQKRLFSNILKEGEFWVDPRRSIAKAYEKTDQAILSNSSDLGRGGSTAVTAILINGQKLWVANVGDSRAVLSRGGKTTQMSTDHEPRTERSSIEDRGGFVSNLPGDVPRVNGQLAVSRAFGDKGLKTHLSSEPDIKEATVDSLTDVLLLASDGIWKVMTNDEAMEIARRVKDPQKAAKELTAEALRRESKDDISCVVVRFR